The Rhodothermus marinus DSM 4252 DNA segment CAGCACCAGCCCCGCCTGCTCATTCTGGACGAGCCGTTCAGCGGGCTGGACCCGATCAATGCGGAACTGCTCAAAGACATCGTGCTGGAGCTGAAAGAGGCCGGCCGCATCATCCTGTTCGCCTCGCACCGCATGGAGCAGGTCGAGCAGCTCTGCGACGACATCTGCCTGATTGCCCGGGGCCGCATTCTGCTTGCCGGCTCGCTGCGCGAGGTCAAGCAGCGCTTCGGCCGCAACACCGTCGTCATGGAATTCGACGGCGACGGCGCGTTTCTCGACGCGCTGGCCCGGGAAGGCGCCATTCGGCTGATCAACCGGACGAACCATCGCGTCGAGCTGGCCCTCTGCAACGGCACGCCGCCCCGCCGGGTCCTGGAAGCCGCCCTGTCTCATGTGCGCGAGCTGTACCGCTTCGAGGTGAGCGAGCCGCCACTGACCGAGATCTTCAAGCAGGTTGTCGGTTCACCATCCGCTTCGGCTACGTCGTCCCATGGATAAGATCTGGATCGTTCTGCAGAGCGAATTTCTTCGGCGCGTGCGCACGCGCGCGTTTCTGCTGACCACGCTGCTGGCGCCGATCCTTCTGCTGGCCATAGCGCTGCTACCCGCCCTGATCGGCTATCTGGGCGGCCGCGACGCCTCGCGCCACCTGGCCGTGGTCGATTCCACCGGCGTGTTGCTGGCGCGCATGCAGGAGCGCGCTCCGGCCACGCTGCACCTGGAAGCCGTGACGCTGCCGCCCGACTCGCTGCAGGCGGCCGTTCTGCAGGGACGCTACGACGGGTACCTGATCCTGCCGGCCGCCCTGGTCGAAGGCGACGTCGCGGCCGAACTCTACGTCGAGAAAAGCCTCGGGCTGAGCTTTCAGAGCCAGGTCGAGCGTCTGATCAACCGGGCCGTGCGGGACGTCCGGCTCGAGCGCCTGCAGGTGCCGCCCGAACTGGTGGCCGCCCTCCGCGCCGAGGTTCCGCTGCGCCAGTACCGCCTGTCGGAGACCGGCACCGAAGCCGACGGCACCGTGTTTTTCTCCATCATCGGCTACCTGATGGGCTTCATCATCTACGGCGCCACGCTGGCCTACGGGAGCCTGGTCATGCAGGGGGTCATCGAAGAAAAATCCAGCCGCGTGATCGAGCTGATCGTCTCCTCGGTCCGGCCGTTTCAACTCCTGATGGGCAAGGTGCTGGGCATCGGCGCGATGGGCCTTGTGCAGTTCGTGCTCTGGGGCTTGCTGCTGGTGGCCGGCACCATGGCGGCCGGCCCCATCATCGCCCATTTTCTCGATCCCCAGCAGCTCAACCTGCCGGCCAACGCCTCCACCCAGGAGCTGCTGCAGGCGGCCAACATCACGCTGCCGCCCATCGATCCCCTGCTGATCGTCTGGTTCGTGCTGTTCTTCCTGGGCGGCTACCTGATGTACTCCAGCCTGTTTGCGGCCGTTGGCTCGGCCGTCGAGCAGCAGCAGGACGCCCAGAGCCTCATGCTGCCGCTCATGCTGCTGATCGTGATTCCCATTCTGTTCATTACCTACGTCATCGAAAACCCCGGCGCCCCGCTGTCGGTCGGGCTGTCGCTGTTCCCGTTCTTTTCGCCGATCCTGATGATCGTGCGCATTGCCATCGGCAGTGCGGCGCTGTGGGAGGCCGTGCTGGCCTACCTGCTGCTGGTGGCGGGTTTTCTGGGGGCCATCTGGATCAGCGCCCGCATTTACCGCATCGGCATTCTGTCCTACGGCCAGAAGCCCTCGCTGCGCGAGCTGCTGCGGTGGATCCGGGCCTGACCGGTTCAACGGAACTTAACGATCGGGCCGTCCTACAACGGAAGGGGCCTTCGCCACCCTTCTCGCTGGCTGCCATGCGGCTCGGATGTCTTGTGGGGTTGCTGCTGTTTGCTTCGGCCATGCCGGCCGCACAGGCGCAGTACTTCCGCTTCGGCAAAAACAAAGTCCACTACCGGACGCCCACCTGGTACTACATCCAGTCGCAACACTTCGACATCTACTACTACGAAGGCGGCTACGAGCTGGCCAGCTTCACGGCCGAAGCCGCCGAAGCCGCCTATCAGGAGCTGGTCGAGCTGTTTCAGTATGAGCTTTCCGGCCGCATTCCCATTCTGGTCTATCAGAGCCATCACGATTTCACCGTCACGAACGCGGTCGATCTGCCGGATTACAGCGAGGGCATCGGAGGCGTCACGGAACTGTACAAGAACCGGATCGCCGTGCCCTTCATGGGCGACTACCGGGACTACCGCCGGGTGGTTCACCACGAGCTGGTCCATGCCGTACTGAACGACATGTTCTACGGCGGCTCGCTGCAATCCATTCTCCAGAACAACCTGCAACTGGTGCTGCCGCTCTGGTTCAACGAGGGGCTGGCCGAATACGCCGCGCTGGGCTGGGACACGAACTCCGATATGTACGTGCGCGAGGCGATCCTGAACGATCATCTTGATCCGATCCCCTACCTGTCGGGCTACTTTGCCTACCGGGGCGGCCAGAGCGTCTGGGACTACATCGCCGAGCAGTACGGCCGTGAAAAGATTGCCGAGATCCTCCAGCGCGTGCGCCTGACGCACTCGGTGGAGGCCGGCATCCGACAGGCGACGGGCCTCTCGCTGCGCGAACTCTCGGAGCGCTGGCACAAGGCGCTGCGCGAGATCTACTATCCGGAACTGACCGCCCGCGAGCAGCTCGACGACATCGGCCGACCGCTGCTCACGGCCCGCAACGCGGGCTACTACAACACGAGTCCGGCCCTCTCGCCTCAGGGCGACCGCATCGCCTTCATCACGACGCGCAACGGCCTGTTCGACGTGTACCTGGCCAGCGCCAACGACGGCAAGATCCTGCGCCGGCTGGTGGCGGGCCAGACCAGCCCCGACTTCGAAAGCCTGCGCATTCTGACGCCCGGCCTGACCTGGAGCCCGGACGGCCGCTTTCTGGCCCTGGCCGTCAAGAGCGGTCCCACCGATGCCATCGCGGTGATCAACGTCGAGACCGGCGCGCACGTGCGCTACCGCATCCCGGACGTCGAGCAGATCCTGTCGCTGGCCTGGAGTCCGGACGGCCGCCGGATCGCCTTCGCCGGAACGCAACGGGCTCAGAGCGACATCTACGTGCTGGACCTGCGCACCGGCGAGACGATCAACTACACGAACGACGCCTTCAGCGACCACGAACCCGCCTGGCGCCCCGACGGTCGGGCGCTCGTGTTTCACAGCGACCGGGGACCCTACGTGGAGCCCGGCCGCTATCAGGCCGGTCAGTTCGATCTGACCGCCCGGCTCTCGCGCGGCTACGACCTCTACCTGCTGCACCTCGACCCGGTGCGCATCGAGCGGCTGACGACCACCGAGCCCTGGGACGACCGGAGCGGACGCTTCGGCAGCGACCCGGATCGACTGCTGTTCATCTCGGACCGCAACGGCATTCCGAACCTGTACGAAAAAGACCTGCGCACCGGCGCCGAGCGGCCGTTGACCGACGTGGTCATGGGCATCCAGCAGGTCTCGCTCTCAGCCGACGGCCACAGGGCCGCCGTGGTCAGCCTGCGCGAGGGCGTTCCTTCGATCTACCTCATCAAGAATCCCTTCGAGCGCCACCTGGCATCCGATACGCTGGCGCCGACCGTCTGGGCCCAGCGGCGCCTGCGCCAGGTGCCCCGGCCGGCCCCGGCGCTGGCGCTGGCCTCCGAAGCGCTGCGCCAGCGCAATCCCTTCCTGCGCGACGCCAGCTACACGACGCCGCCTGCTGGCCCGCTGCTGGCCGCCTCCGAGCCGGCCGGCAGCAACGGCACCAACGGCCATGGCGAGGCGCCCGACTCCACACGCTACGGCACGCTCCGCGTGGACTTCCGCAACTACGTGTTCAGCTCGGCCTTCGACGAGGCGCGTCCGCCCCGGGCCACACCTTCCTACTACAATGCGGATCCCTTCGCACCAAAAGACAACGTGGACGAAAGCGGCCGCTACCGTCCCCGGCGGTACCGCCTCTACTTCACGCCCGATCTGGTCTATGGCGCTGCCGGCTACGACATGCTCTATGGCGTGCAGAGCGTCACCCAGATGATGTTCAGCGACATGCTGGGCAACCACCGCATCTGGGCCGCCACAAACCTGCTCGTGGACCTGCGTAACTCCGATTACCTCATCGCCTACAGCTACCTGCCGCGCCGCACCGACTGGACGGTGGCCGTCTACCACGTGGCCCGCCTGCTGCCGGACTACGCGCTGCGCACGCTCTACCGCTACCGGCACTACGGGTTGAACCTCAGCGCCAGCTACCCGCTCAACAAATTCGAGCGCTTCGACCTCGGCCTGGCCTACATGGGCGTCAACCAGACCGACATCGGCAACCTGGCGCGGCCCCCGGTCACGCGCACGCTCTTCTATCCGTCCCTCACCTACACGCGCGACGTGAGCGTGCCGGGACTGCTGGCACCCATCGGCGGCCATCGGCTGGCCCTGCAGCTCTCCGGAAGCCCCGGCAACCTGCTCTACGGCCGCCAGATCCGCTTCGTGACGCTGCTGGCCGACGCGCGCACCTACACTTCGTTCGGCCGCGGACTCTACAGTTTCGCCTTCCGACTGGCCGGCGGCGCTTCGTTCGGACCGAATCCCCAGCTCTTCTACTCGGCCGGGGTGGAAAACTGGATCAACCGTCGCTTCGACAGCTTCCCGATCGAAGACCTGACCGACTTCGTCTTTGCCACGCCAGTCCTTCCGCTGCGCGCCACCGACATCAACACGCTCAAAGGCCCCTACTTCGGCCTGTTCAATGCCGAATTCCGCTTTCCGCTTGTAGCCGCCCTGCTGCCGGGTCCGCTCCCCCTCCTCCCGCTTTACAACCTGCAGGGCACGGCCTTTCTGGACGCGGGGGCCGTGTGGGGAAGCCCCTCGAACCGCCGCCTGAACCTCTTCCGGCGCGACGAACACGGCCGCCAGGTGCTCGACGACCTGCGCGTGGCCGGTGGCCTGGGGCTGCGCACCATCCTCCTCGGCTTTCCGTTCCGCTTCGACTTCGCCTGGCCCTTCGACGGCCGCCGCTTCCTCCACCGACGGTTCTATTTCTCGGTAGGTCTTGATTTTTGAGACGGAACCCGGGATAAATCCCCCGATTTAAAGGGGGCTGCAAGCGGCCGACCGGAACGGTCGGCGGTTTTTTTAAGCGATCCCGGTAGCGCAATCCTGTCACAGCATGCAAACCGAAATCAAAGAAATCAGCTCGGTCGAGTACGAACTGAGGCTGCACGTTCCCGCCGAAGAACTGCAACCCGAACTGGATCGCCTGCTGCGCCAGATCCGCGCTCACGTTCAGCTCAAGGGGTTCCGTCCCGGTAAGGCGCCGCTGTCGCTGGTGAAAAAGCTTTACGGCGACGAGGTAGCCCTGGAGCTGGCCGAGCGCAAAATCCGCGAGGCGCTCGAGCAGGCCGTGCTCGAACCCGGCACCTACAGGGTGATCGGCCGGCCCCGCGTGCTGCGCCTCGACTACAAACCGGACGCAGACCTGCACGCGGTGCTGCGCTTCGGCGTGCGGCCCGAATTCGAGCTGAAGCCGCTCGATCAGGAAACCATTCCGCACCTGGTCCACCAGGTCACCGACGAAGAAGTCGAGGAAGCGATCAAACGCCTTCAGAAAGAAGAAGCCGAACTGGTCGATCTTCCGGCCGATACGCCGCTGGGCGCCGAGGATTACGCCGTTGTCGATCTGCAGCGGCTCGACGAGGCGACGGGCGCGCCCATCATCGGCGAAAAGGAAGAAGGCGTCTCGTTCTTCCTCGACGATCCGCGGCTGCGCGAGGAGCTGCGCCAGGCATTGCTGGGCAAAAAAGCGGGCGAGACGGTACGTGTCGATCTGCCGCACGGCGACGAAGAAACCGGCGAGCCGGCCCACGCGCACCGCTACGAGGTGCGCGTGCGGGAGACCAAGCGGCGTGAACTGCCCGCCCTCGACGCCGAGTTCATCCAGAAGATCTCGCACGGACAGGTCTCCGACGAAGCCGGCCTGCGCGAACTGGTCCGCAAAGAGTTGCAGGCCCGATGGGATCAGGAATCCCGCGAGCTGCTGGAACAGGAGATCATGCACCGGCTGCTGACGCTGCACCCGATTCCGGTGCCGGAATCCGCAGTGGAGATGGTGCTGGACGAATTCGTCGAGGACGTGCGTCAGCGCAACAACGGCCGGCTTCCTGAAGGTTTCGACGAGACGGCCTTTCGTCATGCCAACCGAGCCCTGGCCGAGCAGCAGGCCCGCTGGACGTTCATCTTCGACAAAGTGGTCGAGACTTTTGGCATCGAGGTCACCGAAGCGGACATTCAGGCCTTCTTCGAGAAGCAGGCCGATCCCGAAAGCGGGCTGAGCGCCGAGCAGTTGCGTCAGTTTTACGAGTCGGTGCCGGGTCTGATCGATCAGGTGCGCAGCCGCCTGCTGCACCAGAAGGTGTTCGACACGCTGGCCGAGCGGTTCAAGCTGGAAGACCTGGACCGGGAGGCGTACATCGAGCGCCTGAAGGCGCAGCGGGAAAGCGCTGAGGCCCGGAACCCTGAGTGAAGCGTTCGGTAGGACCGAATGCCTGTCCAACGTCCGCAAACCTGACCCGACAGCAATGTCCGACCGTAAGCTTGTAGAGGATTTTCTGAAGTTCTCGCGGAGCCTGACGCTCCCCTCCGGGATCTACAGCGGGCCGTTCCAGCAGTATCCGGTCGGCGCGCTGGTTCCCATCGTGATCGAGCAGACCACGCGCGGGGAGCGTGCCTACGACATCTTCAGCCGCCTGCTCAAGGAGCGGATCGTGATCATCGGCACGCCGATCAACGACCAGATCGCCAACCTGGTCGTGGCCCAGCTGCTCTGGCTGGCCAGCGAGGACTCGGAGCGTGACATCAACATCTACATCAACTCGCCGGGCGGCTCCATCGACAGCGGCCTGGCCGTCTACGACACGATGCAGTACGTGGCCCCGCCGGTGGCCACGATCTGCGTGGGGCTGGCCGCCTCGATGGGCGCCGTGCTGCTGGCGGCCGGTGTCAAGGGCAAGCGGGCGGCTCTGCCCAACTCCCGCATCATGATCCACCAGCCCTGGATGAGCGGCGTGCAGGGCCAGGCGACCGACATTGAGATTCACGCCCGCGAGATCCTCAAGATGCGGGAACGGCTGAACGAGATCCTGGCCTACCACACGGGCCAGCCCAAGGAGCGGATCGCCCAGGATGTCGATCGCGACTTCTGGCTCAGCGCTCAGGAAGCCAAAGAGTACGGCCTGGTCGACAACGTGCTCACGCCACGACGCGGCTTCTTCCCGTCGCCGGACGGCCAGGCTTCGAGCGACAAGGACAGAGGAAAAGACAAAGACAAGGACGCGTAGGCTTCGCCTCCTTCGTCATGGCCACGACGGCCTGCTCTCCGGAGCAGGCCGTTCTTTTTTCAGGCCCCGGGTTCCGTGCAGCACCTGGTGCAACACGGCCGCCAGTTTTTCGGCCGTGTAGGGCTTGTGCAGAAAGGCATGAGCACCGGCCTGCCGGGCCGCCTCGGCCCGGCCGCCGTGCAGTCCGCTGGAAGCCACGACGGGCACGTCCGGCCGGCGCTCCCGGATCGCCCGGATCAAAGTCAGCCCGTCCATCTCGGGCATCACCAGGTCGGTGATGACCGCGCGGATCTCCGAAGCGTGCGCTTCCAGTTGTTCGAGCGCCTCCCGACCCTGCGTGGCCGTGTAAACGCGGTACCCCAGCTGCTCCAGCGCCTCGCGGGCGGCCTCCAGCACGAACGGCTCGTCGTCGACGAGCAGCACCCCCTCGCCGGCCCCCCGGTAGGTCGGCACCGCGACCTCGGCCTCCGCCGCGCGGGCCTCGGGCGCGGCCGGCAGGTACACCCGGAACGTCGAGCCTCGGCCCGGCTCGCTGTAGACGTTGACGAAGCCGCCGTGGCTGCGCACGATGCTGTACACGGTCGACAGCCCCAGGCCGGAGCCCTTGCCAACCGGCTTGGTCGTGAAGA contains these protein-coding regions:
- a CDS encoding ABC transporter permease gives rise to the protein MDKIWIVLQSEFLRRVRTRAFLLTTLLAPILLLAIALLPALIGYLGGRDASRHLAVVDSTGVLLARMQERAPATLHLEAVTLPPDSLQAAVLQGRYDGYLILPAALVEGDVAAELYVEKSLGLSFQSQVERLINRAVRDVRLERLQVPPELVAALRAEVPLRQYRLSETGTEADGTVFFSIIGYLMGFIIYGATLAYGSLVMQGVIEEKSSRVIELIVSSVRPFQLLMGKVLGIGAMGLVQFVLWGLLLVAGTMAAGPIIAHFLDPQQLNLPANASTQELLQAANITLPPIDPLLIVWFVLFFLGGYLMYSSLFAAVGSAVEQQQDAQSLMLPLMLLIVIPILFITYVIENPGAPLSVGLSLFPFFSPILMIVRIAIGSAALWEAVLAYLLLVAGFLGAIWISARIYRIGILSYGQKPSLRELLRWIRA
- the clpP gene encoding ATP-dependent Clp endopeptidase proteolytic subunit ClpP, whose product is MSDRKLVEDFLKFSRSLTLPSGIYSGPFQQYPVGALVPIVIEQTTRGERAYDIFSRLLKERIVIIGTPINDQIANLVVAQLLWLASEDSERDINIYINSPGGSIDSGLAVYDTMQYVAPPVATICVGLAASMGAVLLAAGVKGKRAALPNSRIMIHQPWMSGVQGQATDIEIHAREILKMRERLNEILAYHTGQPKERIAQDVDRDFWLSAQEAKEYGLVDNVLTPRRGFFPSPDGQASSDKDRGKDKDKDA
- the tig gene encoding trigger factor — encoded protein: MQTEIKEISSVEYELRLHVPAEELQPELDRLLRQIRAHVQLKGFRPGKAPLSLVKKLYGDEVALELAERKIREALEQAVLEPGTYRVIGRPRVLRLDYKPDADLHAVLRFGVRPEFELKPLDQETIPHLVHQVTDEEVEEAIKRLQKEEAELVDLPADTPLGAEDYAVVDLQRLDEATGAPIIGEKEEGVSFFLDDPRLREELRQALLGKKAGETVRVDLPHGDEETGEPAHAHRYEVRVRETKRRELPALDAEFIQKISHGQVSDEAGLRELVRKELQARWDQESRELLEQEIMHRLLTLHPIPVPESAVEMVLDEFVEDVRQRNNGRLPEGFDETAFRHANRALAEQQARWTFIFDKVVETFGIEVTEADIQAFFEKQADPESGLSAEQLRQFYESVPGLIDQVRSRLLHQKVFDTLAERFKLEDLDREAYIERLKAQRESAEARNPE
- a CDS encoding ABC transporter ATP-binding protein, which gives rise to MLVVDQVTKRYGSTVAVDRASFTAAPGRILGLLGPNGAGKTTTIRMIAAILLPDEGRILFDGRPVGPWSQALMGYLPEERGLYRKLRVEEQLVYFGRLKGLSPMEARRRARAWLERFDLARWRHHKTEALSKGMQQKLQFIAAVQHQPRLLILDEPFSGLDPINAELLKDIVLELKEAGRIILFASHRMEQVEQLCDDICLIARGRILLAGSLREVKQRFGRNTVVMEFDGDGAFLDALAREGAIRLINRTNHRVELALCNGTPPRRVLEAALSHVRELYRFEVSEPPLTEIFKQVVGSPSASATSSHG
- a CDS encoding peptidase MA family metallohydrolase, with the translated sequence MRLGCLVGLLLFASAMPAAQAQYFRFGKNKVHYRTPTWYYIQSQHFDIYYYEGGYELASFTAEAAEAAYQELVELFQYELSGRIPILVYQSHHDFTVTNAVDLPDYSEGIGGVTELYKNRIAVPFMGDYRDYRRVVHHELVHAVLNDMFYGGSLQSILQNNLQLVLPLWFNEGLAEYAALGWDTNSDMYVREAILNDHLDPIPYLSGYFAYRGGQSVWDYIAEQYGREKIAEILQRVRLTHSVEAGIRQATGLSLRELSERWHKALREIYYPELTAREQLDDIGRPLLTARNAGYYNTSPALSPQGDRIAFITTRNGLFDVYLASANDGKILRRLVAGQTSPDFESLRILTPGLTWSPDGRFLALAVKSGPTDAIAVINVETGAHVRYRIPDVEQILSLAWSPDGRRIAFAGTQRAQSDIYVLDLRTGETINYTNDAFSDHEPAWRPDGRALVFHSDRGPYVEPGRYQAGQFDLTARLSRGYDLYLLHLDPVRIERLTTTEPWDDRSGRFGSDPDRLLFISDRNGIPNLYEKDLRTGAERPLTDVVMGIQQVSLSADGHRAAVVSLREGVPSIYLIKNPFERHLASDTLAPTVWAQRRLRQVPRPAPALALASEALRQRNPFLRDASYTTPPAGPLLAASEPAGSNGTNGHGEAPDSTRYGTLRVDFRNYVFSSAFDEARPPRATPSYYNADPFAPKDNVDESGRYRPRRYRLYFTPDLVYGAAGYDMLYGVQSVTQMMFSDMLGNHRIWAATNLLVDLRNSDYLIAYSYLPRRTDWTVAVYHVARLLPDYALRTLYRYRHYGLNLSASYPLNKFERFDLGLAYMGVNQTDIGNLARPPVTRTLFYPSLTYTRDVSVPGLLAPIGGHRLALQLSGSPGNLLYGRQIRFVTLLADARTYTSFGRGLYSFAFRLAGGASFGPNPQLFYSAGVENWINRRFDSFPIEDLTDFVFATPVLPLRATDINTLKGPYFGLFNAEFRFPLVAALLPGPLPLLPLYNLQGTAFLDAGAVWGSPSNRRLNLFRRDEHGRQVLDDLRVAGGLGLRTILLGFPFRFDFAWPFDGRRFLHRRFYFSVGLDF